The proteins below are encoded in one region of Cololabis saira isolate AMF1-May2022 chromosome 13, fColSai1.1, whole genome shotgun sequence:
- the mrpl54 gene encoding large ribosomal subunit protein mL54, giving the protein MSGCGLLRIALSTKCMQSSVTTLLNPTNMINRMQTCGYAKKVVAKGKGKGMVKDELSGPDVCKDPARLVSYAVGANILKQGEDPKLKPDEEYPEWLFQLNLGKAKTVHELEPDTWEYWKRLRKENIWRNNRLLKGKKL; this is encoded by the exons atGTCAGGCTGCGGTTTACTTCGGATAGCGTTGTCAACAAAGTGCATGCAAAGTAGTGTTACAACGCTTTTGAACCCGACAAATATGATAAATAGAATGCAAACATGTGGATATGCTAAGAAAGTTG TGGCCAAAGGAAAAGGTAAGGGGATGGTGAAGGACGAACTATCAGGTCCAGATGTGTGTAAAGACCCAGCCAGACTTGTATCTTATGCAGTGGGAGCCAACATCCTCAAACAAGGGGAAGACCCCAAACTGAAGCCTGATGAGGAATACCCTGAGTG GTTGTTCCAGTTAAACTTGGGAAAAGCAAAAACAGTACATGAGCTGGAACCCGACACCTGGGAGTATTGGAAACGTCTGAGGAAGGAGAACATTTGGCGCAACAACAGACTACTAAAAGGGAAGAAGTTGTAG
- the malt2 gene encoding MALT paracaspase 2: MDEWKMNIGTLKEEILNKLSKMLDNPTCGWRQLAAAAAEHSQFRCSEKELTSCSLQVLSASGSPARCLLAWLADRCCTLDFLLHCLKKMEHQEAAQFLATTVVELIRITVQPQSQQATAGSRVVLTCAASGPPGLGYQWFRGKEEILDETGSSPELILCPLRPAHRGHYICRINHGEKCVFSQWAHVRLLHSAGSSPGCVSEVHITHQPRPQKASEGDTLLLQCRGEANPPAQYEWYHNKMSLPLQKTHTLKIPCLTTEHRGEYKCKVYNLYQEVWSDIATVTIGPSSITEASWVEVDRGLESQEVHRPISEVERQLQQITNLQSPAKSFYATDKVALLIGNMSYVHHTQLSAPISDVHELTNHLRQMDFKVVSLLDLNWQEMHSAVTEFLLLLDKGVYGLLYFAGHGYENYGNSFMVPIDAPSSYTSEHCLCVQNILSGMQEKETGLNVFLLDMCRKRNPNDDVLVQPGLLKVTANIVFGYATCVDAEAYEVKREDVSNGIFISFLKQRVSKDEKVTVMLDRVAEDMGRCEITKGRQALELRSNLCERRSLTDQIQGSQCSASQSARNLQWAVAHVLPESLCLQFDCGVKVQLGFAAEFSNVMVIYTRILEKPEEVVSCSAELIDFPEDVDVDLKRSNQDSLLEAGCLLLIQEELPSPETASLYTRIRSLHRLKRDLTFTACLHYTYSNMDEEVQERLPVTVGKPLVSKLNLHEPRSSYSCSASSYLSHDSFNSPGCSSSTEGFSSVSCVSNTWSYFSETGNAVSNAESPTSLSANEPEESECPELPINPEPLVASKSLPHTKVNDTNYKFSDIYTFHSC, encoded by the exons ATGGACGAGTGGAAAATGAACATTGGCACTTTGAAGGAAGAAATCTTAAACAAGTTGTCAAAGATGCTGGACAACCCCACTTGCGGCTGGAGACAGCTGGCGGCCGCGGCGGCCGAGCACTCACAATTCCGATGCAG TGAGAAGGAGCTGACCAGCTGCTCACTCCAGGTGCTGAGCGCCTCGGGCAGCCCGGCGCGCTGCCTGCTGGCCTGGCTGGCGGACCGCTGCTGCACCCTGGACTTCCTCCTGCACTGCCTGAAGAAGATGGAGCACCAGGAAGCTGCGCAGTTCCTCGCCACCACAG TGGTGGAGCTGATCAGGATCACCGTGCAGCCACAGTCCCAGCAGGCCACGGCCGGGAGCAGGGTGGTCCTGACCTGCGCGGCCTCCGGACCCCCTGGACTCGGCTACCAATGGTTCAGAGGGAAAGAGGAG atTCTGGATGAAACGGGGAGTTCCCCAGAGCTGATTCTGTGTCCTTTACGTCCAGCCCACCGGGGTCACTATATCTGTAGAATCAATCACGGAGAAAAATGCGTCTTCTCCCAGTGGGCTCATGTTCGTTTGCTCCACTCTGCAGGCTCTAGTCCAG GCTGTGTGAGCGAAGTGCACATCACCCATCAGCCTCGGCCTCAGAAAGCATCCGAGGGGGACACTCTGCTTCTGCAGTGCCGAGGAGAGGCCAACCCCCCTGCCCAGTATGAGTGGTACCACAACAAAATGTCCTTGCCCctgcaaaaaacacacacactcaag ATCCCGTGTCTGACCACAGAGCACAGAGGGGAGTACAAATGTAAGGTTTATAATTTGTATCAGGAGGTGTGGAGCGACATTGCAACAGTCACTATTG GCCCCAGTTCCATCACAGAGGCCTCGTGGGTAGAAGTTGATCGTGGTCTAG AGTCGCAGGAAGTCCACAGGCCAATCTCCGAAGTGGAAAGACAACTCCAGCAGATTACCAATTTGCAGTCACCAGCCAAAAGTTTCTATG CCACAGACAAAGTTGCTCTCCTGATTGGCAACATGAGCTATGTCCACCACACTCAGCTGTCTGCCCCTATTTCTGACGTCCACGAGCTAACCAACCATCTCAGGCAAATGGACTTCAAGGTGGTGTCCCTGCTCGACCTCAACTGGCAGGAGATGCACAGTGCTGTCACTGAGTTTTTATTGCTGCTTGACAAAGGAGTGTATG GTCTGCTATATTTCGCTGGTCATGGCTATGAGAACTACGGCAACAGTTTCATGGTTCCTATTGATGCACCATCCTCCTACACCTCAGAGCACTGCTTGTGTGTGCAGAACATACTCAGCGGGATGCAGGAGAAAGAGACTGGACTCAATGTGTTCCTCCTTGACATGTGCCGCAAAAG gaACCCAAATGATGATGTCCTTGTACAACCTGGACTGCTCAAAGTAACAGCAAATATAGTGTTCGGTTATGCCAC ATGTGTTGATGCTGAAGCGTATGAGGTGAAGAGGGAAGACGTGTCCAATGGCATCTTCATTAGCTTTCTTAAACAGCGAGTGTCTAAAGATGAGAAAGTCACTGTCATGTTGGACAGAGTCGCTGAAG ATATGGGTCGCTGTGAGATCACAAAGGGGAGGCAGGCTCTGGAGCTACGCAGCAATCTGTGTGAAAGACGCTCCCTCACTGACCAGATACAGGGTTCTCAGTGTTCGGCATCCCAGTCAGCTCGAAACCTGCAATGGGCCGTTGCTCATG ttctacCTGAGAGCCTTTGCCTGCAGTTTGACTGTGGGGTGAAGGTTCAGCTTGGGTTTGCAGCAGAGTTCTCCAACGTCATGGTCATCTACACTAGGATACTTGAGAAACCTGAGGAAGTGGTTTCCTGCTCTGCTGAGCTCATCGACTTCCCTGAG GATGTGGATGTCGATCTAAAGAGGAGTAATCAGGATTCTCTACTGGAAGCCGGCTGCTTACTTTTGATTCAAGAAGAACTTCCCAGTCCGGAAACCGCCAGTCTTTACACGCGCATCCGCAGCCTGCACAGACTCAAG AGGGACCTCACATTCACCGCCTGCCTCCATTACACCTATTCCAACATGGATGAAGAGGTACAAGAAAGGCTGCCAGTAACAGTGGGAAAACCCCTCGTCTCCAAACTAAATCTCCATGAACCACGTTCATCTTACAGCTGCTCTGCCTCCTCCTACCTCAGCCATGACTCTTTCAACTCTCCTGGGTGCTCGTCATCCACTGAGGGATTTTCCTCTGTTAGTTGTGTGTCAAATACGTGGTCATATTTTTCAGAAACTGGCAACGCGGTTTCCAATGCAGAATCTCCAACTTCATTGAGTGCCAATGAACCAGAAGAGAGTGAATGTCCAGAATTACCTATAAACCCTGAACCTCTTGTGGCCAGCAAAAGTTTGCCCCACACCAAAGTCAATGATACAAACTACAAATTTAGTGACATATACACTTTTCATTCCTGCTAA